A window of the Egibacter rhizosphaerae genome harbors these coding sequences:
- a CDS encoding GntR family transcriptional regulator produces MGTAALDTLRRELAGEHPPEGGRAMLHSDEAFRRLLSCIVTLEYEPGELLTERQIAADLQLTREPLRRAVTLLSALGLVEPLARKGIRVAGINALDVSTVYDARLAIETQAARFAAIRSARHEAKVLWEHSAPDAEGDGGGEEPQNAMARRFLEHDQALHLAIAALGRNPFLEDALTRLLPASARLWHWVYRELGPDTQMMFSHDDLVEAVTAGDPDRAQEAVEAHLAQSQRVLTEVLTSRIQGGRR; encoded by the coding sequence ATGGGCACAGCAGCACTCGACACGCTGCGGCGGGAGCTCGCCGGCGAGCACCCGCCCGAGGGCGGGCGTGCCATGCTCCACAGCGACGAGGCGTTCAGGCGTCTGCTCAGCTGCATCGTCACGCTGGAATACGAGCCCGGTGAACTCCTGACCGAGCGGCAGATCGCCGCCGATCTCCAACTCACCAGGGAGCCACTCCGGCGCGCCGTCACGCTGCTTTCCGCCCTGGGCCTCGTCGAGCCGCTCGCCCGCAAGGGCATCCGAGTGGCGGGCATCAACGCGCTCGACGTCTCAACCGTCTACGACGCACGCTTGGCGATCGAGACCCAGGCCGCGCGCTTCGCGGCGATCCGTTCGGCCCGTCACGAGGCGAAGGTGTTGTGGGAGCACTCCGCGCCGGACGCGGAGGGCGACGGTGGCGGGGAGGAGCCGCAGAACGCGATGGCCCGTCGGTTCCTCGAGCACGACCAGGCGCTGCATCTGGCCATTGCCGCCCTGGGCCGGAACCCGTTCCTGGAGGACGCGCTCACCCGGCTGCTGCCGGCCAGCGCACGCCTCTGGCACTGGGTCTACCGAGAGCTGGGACCCGACACCCAGATGATGTTCTCGCACGACGATCTCGTGGAGGCGGTCACCGCGGGGGACCCCGACCGCGCGCAGGAAGCCGTCGAGGCTCACCTCGCGCAGTCGCAGCGGGTCCTCACCGAGGTGCTCACGAGCCGGATCCAAGGTGGACGACGCTGA
- a CDS encoding class I SAM-dependent methyltransferase, with translation MGWRDYDHERAAAFDLERAAPDEHLVEVRDRVTAELARGPRGPILDLGAGTGLWCERIVRWTGAHVVAVEPSTAMLDVLARKELAAVDAVQAVAEALPLSDASCAAAWLSTVVHQFRDLVAGARETARVLAPEGVALVRTSFSSRMGYTDQYPARFFPSSARRAAAFPELKEVRDAFELAGLELAWYCRPRETTASNRLAFVERARQRADSLLHSIPDDEFAAGIEAMREWAAAAPDEPVFFEPDLLAFTARDRS, from the coding sequence ATGGGGTGGCGCGACTATGACCATGAACGGGCCGCGGCGTTCGACCTCGAGCGAGCCGCACCCGACGAGCACCTCGTCGAGGTTCGCGATCGGGTGACTGCAGAGCTCGCCCGTGGGCCCCGCGGCCCAATCCTCGACCTCGGAGCGGGGACCGGGCTCTGGTGCGAGCGGATCGTTCGCTGGACTGGGGCGCACGTGGTCGCCGTCGAACCGTCCACGGCAATGCTCGATGTGCTCGCACGCAAGGAGCTCGCGGCGGTCGACGCGGTCCAGGCCGTGGCGGAAGCGCTCCCCCTCAGTGATGCGAGCTGCGCGGCGGCGTGGCTGTCGACGGTCGTGCACCAGTTCCGTGATCTCGTGGCCGGCGCACGCGAGACCGCTCGCGTCCTGGCTCCCGAGGGGGTCGCGCTGGTGCGCACGAGCTTCTCATCGCGGATGGGTTACACGGACCAGTACCCGGCGCGGTTCTTCCCTTCCTCGGCACGGAGGGCGGCCGCGTTCCCCGAGCTCAAGGAGGTACGCGACGCTTTCGAGCTCGCCGGACTGGAGCTCGCCTGGTACTGCCGACCCCGCGAGACCACCGCGTCGAACCGGCTCGCGTTCGTCGAGCGCGCCCGCCAACGAGCGGACTCGCTCCTGCACTCCATCCCCGACGACGAGTTCGCCGCAGGCATCGAAGCGATGCGCGAGTGGGCCGCGGCGGCACCGGACGAGCCGGTCTTCTTCGAACCCGACCTGCTCGCGTTCACCGCACGCGATCGCAGCTGA
- a CDS encoding HNH endonuclease signature motif containing protein has product MFEMGGGPAGNRARVRGQSPLPHAGVAWERPSGYDPGLEAAETPSPSSGPGALEPALEHLDAALDALAAVDPEVEPADDLAHATVETQRLSNRLDGARLGLLEAFDRREIHRDDGAVTAASWWRSRTRVDDARSRRMLRAASRAPELPRMRAQLERGEITLAHLMVVTDAATPRRFEAVAACEEALSELAATNPPTDVRQAVKRIIELADRDGADKGGEDPDEQDRRDDPRRELFLASIVDGLGDLQGTLDPVTREGLQALLGAFDEPDPVETSAEQRRTPAQRRHDAFAALIAHALGVPDLPQVQRARPHVLVTIDLATLLGLDPQHPIAGHSLADIARLIGVDPEDLVGGALATAGDEGGVATTEATTAADDGADEAHSVGTGEHGHAEPTAVAPAHAARPCRPDGTPLLPPPAARFGSGASLDAATARLLVREATVRAVLTMGPWKAVSVGRSQRTLPGWLRTVLTGIHRHCRGPDCDRPMAWTDAHHVDPWDEGGETDLNATLPLCRAHHQLITRDGWDARPDPTTGEVAWTGPDGRRIVVPPPI; this is encoded by the coding sequence ATGTTCGAGATGGGTGGTGGTCCGGCGGGGAACCGGGCGAGAGTGCGGGGGCAGAGCCCGCTGCCGCACGCGGGCGTCGCGTGGGAGCGCCCCTCGGGGTACGACCCCGGGCTGGAAGCTGCGGAGACGCCGTCGCCGTCGTCCGGTCCCGGCGCGTTGGAGCCCGCCCTCGAGCACCTCGATGCGGCGCTCGACGCCCTGGCGGCGGTCGACCCCGAGGTTGAGCCCGCGGACGATCTCGCCCACGCGACGGTCGAGACCCAGCGTCTGTCGAACCGACTGGATGGGGCTCGGCTGGGACTCCTGGAGGCGTTCGACCGTCGCGAGATCCACCGCGACGACGGGGCGGTGACGGCCGCCTCCTGGTGGCGCAGCCGCACGCGGGTCGACGACGCCCGGTCCCGACGAATGCTCCGTGCGGCCTCGCGCGCGCCGGAGCTACCGCGGATGCGGGCCCAGCTCGAGCGCGGCGAGATCACCCTCGCCCACCTGATGGTCGTGACCGACGCCGCCACGCCGCGGCGCTTCGAGGCCGTTGCGGCCTGCGAGGAGGCGCTGTCGGAGCTGGCGGCCACCAACCCGCCCACGGACGTGCGTCAGGCCGTCAAGCGCATCATCGAGCTCGCCGACCGTGACGGTGCGGACAAGGGCGGCGAGGACCCGGACGAGCAGGACCGACGCGACGATCCGCGCCGGGAGCTGTTCCTCGCCAGCATCGTCGACGGGCTCGGCGACCTCCAGGGAACGCTGGACCCCGTCACGAGAGAGGGGCTGCAGGCACTCCTCGGTGCGTTCGACGAGCCCGACCCCGTCGAGACCTCCGCCGAACAGCGGCGCACCCCCGCCCAGCGGCGGCACGACGCGTTCGCGGCACTCATCGCTCACGCGCTCGGAGTGCCCGACCTCCCGCAGGTGCAGCGTGCCCGCCCACACGTTCTCGTCACGATCGACCTCGCGACCCTGCTCGGTCTCGATCCCCAGCATCCGATCGCGGGGCACTCCCTGGCCGACATTGCGCGGTTGATCGGCGTCGATCCCGAGGATCTCGTGGGAGGTGCCCTGGCCACGGCCGGGGACGAGGGCGGGGTGGCCACGACCGAAGCCACCACGGCAGCAGACGACGGGGCCGACGAGGCGCACTCCGTCGGGACCGGCGAACACGGCCACGCTGAACCCACGGCCGTTGCGCCCGCCCACGCTGCCCGACCCTGCCGACCGGACGGCACCCCTTTGCTGCCGCCGCCGGCTGCGCGGTTCGGATCCGGCGCTTCGCTCGACGCGGCAACGGCGCGGCTGCTCGTTCGCGAGGCCACTGTGCGCGCGGTGCTGACCATGGGGCCGTGGAAGGCCGTCAGCGTGGGCCGTAGCCAGAGGACGTTACCCGGGTGGCTGCGCACCGTGCTCACCGGCATCCACCGGCACTGCCGCGGGCCCGACTGCGACCGCCCGATGGCGTGGACCGACGCCCATCACGTGGACCCCTGGGACGAGGGCGGCGAGACGGACCTGAACGCCACGCTGCCCCTGTGTCGTGCGCACCACCAGCTGATCACGCGAGACGGGTGGGACGCGAGACCCGACCCGACCACGGGTGAGGTCGCGTGGACGGGTCCGGACGGTCGCCGCATCGTGGTTCCGCCGCCGATCTGA
- a CDS encoding ABC transporter substrate-binding protein, with translation MSIAHRSALLALLLSSLLLALAACEAEEAADDPDDETDEEAPDEEADEAEAEEAPDEEADVRLGAMFPQSGDLAFEATEALQGVEVAVELFNEDGGLDGTPVELVDADAPDPEAGTSAVRQLVEEDDVDVIVGTYSSAIASAAVPAAQRLDTPYLETTAFAASLTEGPENILRTTISSRDLGGYAAEFIGSGLADELGVSPDDMNVAMVYTDDEFGTSIADAALDVLEGEAPEVVVEESYDAGTISDFSSTLLQIDENDVDAVVHVSQISDGILFWRQAQELDVEIPAAIGAGGGYGQTDFAEPLGEASDGIFNIVPPTSGSIDTEALNDETVELLERMQEKLEEEGYDQGVYTDWGFMGTWVFLNEILPNAASTSSEDLREAAEQVDVAPEDSITGFGFEFAGDDHETPGQNLRAEPVVQQWQDQELAVVFPEEFAVADFINVPLPPPAERDEIEEPEDEE, from the coding sequence ATGAGTATCGCACACAGATCCGCCCTGCTCGCATTGCTGCTGTCCTCGTTGCTCCTCGCTCTCGCCGCATGCGAGGCGGAGGAGGCCGCCGACGACCCCGACGACGAGACCGACGAGGAAGCCCCCGACGAGGAGGCCGACGAGGCCGAGGCCGAGGAAGCCCCCGACGAGGAGGCCGACGTCCGGCTCGGGGCCATGTTCCCCCAGTCGGGCGACCTCGCGTTCGAGGCGACCGAGGCGCTGCAGGGCGTCGAAGTCGCCGTGGAGCTGTTCAACGAGGACGGCGGGCTCGACGGGACCCCCGTGGAGCTCGTCGATGCGGACGCCCCGGATCCAGAGGCCGGCACCTCGGCGGTGCGGCAGCTGGTCGAGGAGGACGACGTCGACGTCATCGTCGGGACCTACTCGAGCGCCATCGCGAGCGCCGCCGTGCCGGCGGCCCAGCGGCTCGACACGCCCTACCTCGAGACCACGGCCTTCGCCGCGAGCCTCACGGAGGGCCCGGAGAACATCCTGCGCACCACGATCTCGTCCCGTGACCTCGGGGGCTACGCCGCCGAGTTCATCGGCTCGGGCCTCGCCGACGAGCTCGGCGTGAGCCCGGACGACATGAACGTCGCGATGGTCTACACCGACGACGAGTTCGGCACGTCCATCGCCGATGCCGCGCTCGACGTCCTCGAGGGGGAGGCCCCGGAGGTCGTCGTCGAGGAGAGCTACGACGCCGGCACGATCTCGGACTTCTCCTCCACGCTGCTGCAGATCGACGAGAACGACGTCGACGCGGTCGTCCACGTGTCGCAGATCTCGGACGGCATCCTGTTCTGGCGCCAGGCCCAGGAGCTGGACGTGGAGATCCCCGCCGCGATCGGCGCCGGCGGTGGCTATGGCCAGACGGACTTCGCCGAGCCCCTCGGGGAGGCGTCCGACGGAATCTTCAACATCGTGCCGCCGACCTCGGGGTCGATCGACACCGAGGCGCTCAACGACGAGACGGTCGAGCTGCTCGAGCGGATGCAGGAGAAGCTCGAGGAGGAGGGCTACGACCAGGGCGTGTACACGGACTGGGGGTTCATGGGCACCTGGGTGTTCCTGAACGAGATCCTGCCGAACGCGGCTTCCACGAGCTCGGAGGATCTGCGTGAGGCGGCCGAGCAGGTCGATGTCGCGCCCGAGGACTCCATCACCGGGTTCGGGTTCGAGTTCGCCGGCGACGACCACGAGACGCCGGGGCAGAACCTGCGCGCCGAGCCGGTGGTCCAGCAGTGGCAGGACCAGGAGCTCGCCGTGGTGTTCCCCGAGGAGTTCGCGGTGGCCGACTTCATCAACGTGCCGCTGCCGCCCCCTGCCGAGCGCGACGAGATCGAGGAGCCCGAGGACGAGGAGTGA
- a CDS encoding branched-chain amino acid ABC transporter permease, producing the protein MSSETTSTSPPSDHPDPAAGTGPGRVRQGGMLIGGLVVIAVLLVFPHLLPSGYWVDLAIQVLIWGALASAWNIAAGYAGGLSLGHAAFLGVGAYTSTLLFLEFDISPWLGLFAGAGLAALLGLVLGAITFRLRGPFFVLATLAFGFVVHILAVNLREITRGAAGLVVPFDGGWENMLFASLEAYWYLGLGLVGLVVGVTLWLERVRFGYYLVAIREDEDAARSVGVRVVRWKLVAAALSAALTAVAGTVYAQFVQYIDPDSTTQFELSVQIALVAIVGGMGTAWGPMLGAVIVIPLGEILRAQLGGGPSLMVYGLLLVVIVVLAPRGALPWLQATGRRLARRRGAR; encoded by the coding sequence ATGTCATCGGAGACGACCTCCACCTCCCCGCCCAGCGACCACCCGGACCCCGCCGCGGGAACCGGTCCGGGCAGGGTGCGCCAGGGGGGCATGCTCATCGGCGGGCTCGTCGTCATCGCCGTGCTGCTGGTCTTCCCGCATCTGCTCCCGAGCGGCTACTGGGTGGACCTCGCGATCCAGGTGCTCATCTGGGGAGCCCTCGCGAGCGCCTGGAACATCGCGGCGGGGTACGCCGGAGGACTGTCGCTCGGCCACGCGGCCTTCCTCGGCGTCGGCGCGTACACCTCCACCCTGCTGTTCCTCGAGTTCGACATCTCACCCTGGCTCGGCCTGTTCGCCGGCGCAGGCCTCGCGGCCCTGCTCGGCCTCGTGCTCGGGGCGATCACGTTCCGGCTTCGCGGGCCGTTCTTCGTGCTGGCGACACTCGCGTTCGGGTTCGTGGTCCACATCTTGGCGGTGAACCTGCGGGAGATCACTCGCGGCGCCGCCGGCCTCGTCGTCCCGTTCGACGGGGGCTGGGAGAACATGCTGTTCGCCTCCCTCGAGGCGTATTGGTACCTCGGGCTCGGACTCGTGGGGCTCGTGGTCGGCGTCACCCTCTGGCTGGAGCGCGTCCGCTTCGGTTACTACCTCGTCGCCATCCGTGAGGACGAGGACGCGGCCCGCTCCGTCGGCGTCCGCGTGGTGCGGTGGAAGCTGGTGGCCGCCGCGCTCTCCGCCGCGCTCACCGCGGTGGCCGGGACGGTGTACGCCCAGTTCGTGCAGTACATCGACCCGGACAGCACCACCCAGTTCGAGCTCTCGGTGCAGATCGCGCTGGTCGCGATCGTCGGAGGGATGGGCACCGCGTGGGGGCCGATGCTCGGAGCGGTGATCGTCATCCCTCTCGGCGAGATCCTCCGGGCCCAGCTCGGCGGCGGGCCGTCCCTCATGGTCTACGGCCTGCTGCTCGTCGTGATCGTGGTGCTCGCGCCGCGGGGAGCGCTGCCCTGGCTCCAGGCGACGGGACGACGGCTCGCCCGGCGACGGGGGGCCCGGTGA
- a CDS encoding polysaccharide deacetylase family protein, which produces MDTAAGGKEIFCALGVHVDAIAGWLGSYGGEDSPMDISRGAFAGEVGIPRLLEFFRRYELPSTWFWPGHSIESFPHQAEAVVEAGHELGLHGYTHENPLSLSRDQEQAILHNCIQLVERVSGRRPAGYVAPWWELSENSVELLLEAGIKYDNSLMHDDHTPYYAPVGESWTKIDFSQPAEAWMKPYQRGTPSDLIELPASWYLDDLPPMMFIKANPNSHGFVSPRDIEDLWRDQFDWMYREMDYGVYLLTVHPDVSGRPQVLLMLERLLAHINAHPGVRWATFEEIADDFAQRSPRRS; this is translated from the coding sequence ATGGACACCGCTGCTGGTGGCAAGGAGATCTTCTGCGCGCTCGGCGTGCACGTCGACGCCATAGCTGGGTGGCTCGGCTCGTACGGTGGCGAGGACTCGCCGATGGACATCAGCCGCGGAGCCTTCGCCGGCGAGGTCGGGATCCCGCGCCTGCTCGAGTTCTTCCGGCGCTACGAGCTGCCGAGCACGTGGTTCTGGCCCGGCCACTCCATCGAGTCCTTCCCCCATCAGGCCGAGGCCGTGGTCGAGGCGGGGCACGAGCTGGGCCTGCACGGCTACACCCACGAGAACCCGCTGAGCCTCAGCCGGGACCAGGAGCAGGCGATCCTGCACAACTGCATCCAGCTGGTTGAGCGGGTGTCGGGCCGGCGGCCGGCGGGCTATGTTGCGCCGTGGTGGGAACTGTCGGAGAACTCGGTGGAGCTGCTGCTCGAGGCCGGCATCAAGTACGACAACAGCCTCATGCACGACGACCACACCCCGTACTACGCACCGGTGGGCGAGAGCTGGACGAAGATCGACTTCAGCCAGCCCGCGGAGGCCTGGATGAAGCCGTACCAGCGGGGCACGCCGAGCGACCTCATCGAGCTGCCGGCCAGCTGGTACCTGGACGACCTGCCGCCGATGATGTTCATCAAGGCGAACCCGAACAGCCACGGCTTCGTGAGCCCACGGGACATCGAGGACCTCTGGCGCGACCAGTTCGACTGGATGTACCGGGAGATGGACTACGGGGTGTACCTGCTCACCGTCCACCCCGACGTCTCGGGGCGGCCCCAGGTGCTGCTCATGCTCGAGCGGCTGCTCGCGCACATCAACGCGCACCCCGGCGTGCGGTGGGCGACGTTCGAGGAGATCGCCGACGACTTCGCGCAGCGCAGTCCCCGGCGGTCCTGA
- a CDS encoding branched-chain amino acid ABC transporter permease — protein MDLVLQIVTSGLLTGGIYALLAVGLTLIFGVLRVVNFAHGEFMMLGMYGAFWMWALWDLDPYVSVFAVVPAVFALGLLTDRLIIRHTIGAPEVTVVFATLGLSIFLQNFALTVWSADTRSVTTGYTGTAFSLGEVRASVPLVVSFVVALGLALALWALLTYTRFGKSIQAVAQNRDAAALMGINVGRVYMLTYAIAVAGAGAMGALAMPVFSAFPRVGLSFVITAFVIVVLGGLGSVVGAVVAALLIGVVQSVVGFLIGAAWAEIAYFLVFIAVLVLRPQGLLGRRGAEVYQGA, from the coding sequence GTGGACCTTGTCCTGCAGATCGTGACCTCAGGCCTGCTCACGGGCGGCATCTACGCGTTGTTGGCCGTCGGGCTGACCCTGATCTTCGGTGTCCTGCGCGTCGTGAATTTCGCTCACGGCGAGTTCATGATGCTCGGCATGTACGGGGCGTTCTGGATGTGGGCCCTGTGGGACCTCGACCCGTACGTGTCGGTCTTCGCCGTCGTGCCTGCGGTGTTCGCACTCGGGTTGCTCACCGACCGGCTCATCATCCGCCACACGATCGGCGCACCCGAGGTCACCGTGGTCTTCGCCACCCTCGGGCTGTCGATCTTCCTGCAGAACTTCGCCCTCACGGTCTGGTCGGCGGACACGCGCTCGGTGACCACCGGCTACACCGGCACCGCCTTCTCGCTCGGCGAGGTGCGGGCCAGCGTCCCTCTCGTCGTGTCCTTCGTCGTCGCCCTCGGCCTCGCCCTGGCGCTCTGGGCGCTCCTCACCTACACCCGCTTCGGCAAGTCCATCCAGGCCGTGGCGCAGAACCGCGACGCGGCCGCGCTCATGGGCATCAACGTGGGACGCGTCTACATGCTCACCTACGCGATCGCCGTCGCGGGCGCCGGCGCGATGGGCGCCCTCGCCATGCCGGTGTTCTCCGCCTTCCCGCGGGTCGGGCTGTCCTTCGTGATCACCGCGTTCGTGATCGTCGTCCTCGGGGGCCTCGGCAGTGTAGTAGGCGCGGTGGTCGCCGCACTTCTGATCGGCGTGGTGCAGTCGGTCGTCGGGTTCCTCATCGGCGCCGCCTGGGCGGAGATCGCCTACTTCCTCGTGTTCATCGCCGTCCTCGTGCTGCGTCCGCAGGGCCTGCTCGGCCGGCGGGGCGCCGAGGTCTACCAAGGGGCCTAG
- a CDS encoding cell wall-binding repeat-containing protein, which produces MQAPGHTTTSQRHGPTLLAFGVIAGALALMIAGLVATAPEARADETFEVDTTDDTSTCDDDECSLRGAILEANDSPDDAATIVLEDETYPLTLAAGVDSGEYGDLEIASDITVQGAGQDETVIDANPLGQQYRVFTVHHGADLSLDGVQVTNGGTANDGGGTLVHGDASLTLEDSRVTGNMAGGNGGGIAVAAPSPAPEMTISEDSLVDENEAEGLGGGIALQALEGGISASISNSTISDNSAEAGGGIALLGLGDLSPELSLDGTVLEDNEASGPGGAVTNGVRHDGGLEPGGHIDVSNSAFRGNSATGGFASGGAIASFTPEDQESRTVEIAHSVFADNSSSGAGGALAQNGGQLSLLNTTVSGNSTDQHAAAIANQGSDDAAGSTLDLTHVTIADNVLEHGEPVAGVIANAEGEQVSLLATIIADNEATGGVNAPNCVGDITSLGDNLEDADTCDLGETGDLTDTDPDLDDLALNAPGDTETHALPSDSPAVEHMDGCGATDDQRGVSRPQGAACDIGAYEREVADPEVGLGVDKSAPNQVLVGDEFDYEIEVTNEGDVTAEGATLTDTLPAQVAFESVDPSGDCSEAGGEVTCDLGDLSPGESTTVTITVTAETQTSSATNEAIADSDTTDPAQDSEDVWIGFTTPCPADDFPTGTDRIAGDDRFDTAIETSEECYDDGEASAVVLTRADIFPDALSGTPLAVQEDAPLLFSMPERLHAGTAAELERVLPAGNNVYLLGQTAALSEEVEERVEELGYNAIRIGGADRYETATEIVEHGLNDPGALLLATGVDFPDPLAGATGEAIDGGVLLTRGERMADDTQDYLDSRTDDPDVYAMGGPAAEAAPDATPIVGADRYETAIDVAEEFFSSPESVGIATGGDFADALSGGVQLGKLGGPMLLVRQDALPPVVETYLEDRADDIERALIFGGPAAVSSDVEQAVEDAIDP; this is translated from the coding sequence ATGCAGGCACCTGGCCACACGACCACCAGCCAACGTCACGGACCCACGCTGCTGGCCTTCGGCGTGATCGCAGGGGCGCTCGCGCTGATGATCGCGGGCCTCGTCGCCACCGCACCCGAGGCGCGAGCGGACGAGACGTTCGAGGTCGATACCACCGACGACACGAGCACCTGCGACGACGACGAGTGCAGCCTGCGCGGTGCCATCCTCGAGGCCAACGACTCGCCGGACGACGCCGCGACGATCGTCCTCGAGGACGAGACGTATCCGCTGACGCTGGCCGCCGGCGTCGACTCGGGCGAGTACGGAGACCTCGAGATCGCGAGCGACATCACCGTCCAAGGCGCTGGCCAGGACGAGACTGTCATCGACGCGAACCCCCTCGGCCAGCAGTACCGGGTGTTCACCGTCCACCACGGTGCCGATCTGAGCCTGGACGGCGTTCAGGTCACGAACGGGGGCACTGCAAACGATGGCGGGGGGACCCTGGTCCACGGCGACGCGTCCCTCACCCTCGAAGACTCTCGGGTGACCGGCAACATGGCCGGCGGCAACGGTGGAGGTATCGCAGTGGCCGCCCCCAGCCCCGCTCCCGAGATGACCATCAGCGAGGACAGCCTGGTCGACGAGAACGAGGCCGAGGGTCTCGGAGGTGGGATCGCACTCCAGGCTCTGGAGGGCGGGATCTCCGCCTCGATCTCCAACAGCACGATCAGCGACAACTCCGCGGAGGCCGGCGGCGGGATCGCGCTGCTCGGACTCGGGGACCTCTCCCCGGAGTTGAGCCTCGACGGAACCGTCCTGGAGGACAACGAGGCCAGCGGCCCCGGCGGCGCCGTCACCAACGGTGTCCGGCACGACGGAGGACTCGAACCCGGCGGGCACATCGACGTCAGCAACTCGGCCTTCCGCGGCAACAGCGCGACGGGCGGCTTCGCCAGCGGGGGCGCGATCGCCAGCTTCACGCCGGAGGACCAGGAGTCCCGGACCGTGGAGATCGCGCACTCCGTCTTCGCCGACAACAGCAGCAGCGGGGCTGGCGGCGCGTTGGCGCAGAACGGCGGGCAGTTGAGTCTCCTGAACACCACGGTGAGCGGCAACAGCACCGACCAGCACGCGGCCGCGATCGCCAATCAAGGATCCGATGACGCGGCCGGGTCGACTCTCGACCTCACACACGTGACGATCGCCGACAACGTCCTGGAACACGGCGAGCCAGTGGCCGGGGTCATCGCCAATGCCGAGGGAGAGCAGGTATCGCTCCTGGCGACGATCATCGCGGACAACGAGGCGACAGGCGGTGTCAACGCCCCCAACTGTGTCGGGGACATCACCTCCCTGGGCGACAACCTCGAGGACGCGGACACCTGCGACCTCGGCGAGACGGGCGACCTCACCGACACCGACCCGGACCTCGACGACCTCGCGTTGAACGCGCCCGGTGACACCGAGACCCACGCGCTGCCCTCCGACAGCCCCGCCGTCGAGCACATGGATGGCTGCGGTGCCACCGACGACCAGCGGGGGGTGAGCCGTCCGCAGGGGGCCGCGTGCGACATCGGCGCGTACGAGCGGGAGGTCGCCGACCCCGAGGTCGGCCTCGGCGTCGACAAATCCGCACCCAACCAGGTGCTGGTCGGCGACGAGTTCGACTACGAGATCGAGGTCACCAACGAGGGCGACGTGACCGCGGAGGGCGCCACGCTCACCGACACCCTGCCCGCCCAGGTGGCGTTCGAGTCGGTGGACCCGTCGGGCGACTGCAGCGAGGCCGGCGGCGAGGTCACCTGCGACCTCGGCGACCTGTCACCGGGCGAGAGCACGACGGTGACGATCACCGTGACCGCGGAGACCCAGACCTCGTCGGCCACGAACGAAGCCATCGCCGACAGTGACACCACCGACCCGGCGCAGGACAGCGAGGACGTGTGGATCGGCTTCACGACCCCGTGCCCCGCGGACGATTTCCCGACCGGCACGGACCGGATCGCGGGTGATGACCGGTTCGACACCGCGATCGAGACGAGCGAGGAGTGCTACGACGACGGAGAGGCCAGCGCGGTCGTGCTGACGCGGGCGGACATCTTCCCCGACGCCCTGTCGGGCACCCCGCTCGCGGTGCAGGAGGACGCCCCGCTGCTGTTCAGCATGCCCGAGCGGTTGCACGCGGGCACCGCGGCCGAGCTCGAGCGCGTGCTCCCCGCGGGTAACAACGTCTATCTCCTCGGGCAGACCGCCGCCCTCAGCGAGGAGGTCGAGGAGCGCGTCGAGGAGCTGGGCTACAACGCGATCCGGATCGGCGGCGCCGACCGCTACGAGACCGCTACAGAGATCGTCGAGCACGGCCTCAACGACCCAGGGGCGCTGCTGCTCGCCACCGGCGTGGACTTTCCCGACCCGCTGGCCGGGGCGACGGGTGAGGCCATCGACGGCGGGGTGCTGCTGACCCGTGGCGAGCGGATGGCCGACGACACCCAGGATTACCTGGACAGCCGCACGGACGACCCGGACGTCTACGCGATGGGTGGGCCGGCAGCCGAGGCCGCGCCCGACGCGACTCCGATCGTCGGGGCCGACCGATACGAGACGGCGATCGACGTGGCCGAGGAGTTCTTCAGCTCGCCCGAGTCCGTGGGAATCGCCACCGGCGGGGACTTCGCGGACGCCCTGTCGGGCGGCGTGCAGCTGGGCAAGCTCGGTGGCCCGATGCTGCTCGTCCGGCAGGACGCGCTGCCGCCGGTCGTCGAGACCTACCTCGAGGATCGCGCCGACGACATCGAGCGAGCGTTGATCTTCGGCGGGCCCGCCGCGGTGAGCAGCGACGTCGAGCAGGCGGTGGAGGACGCGATCGATCCCTGA